One genomic region from Asterias amurensis chromosome 7, ASM3211899v1 encodes:
- the LOC139939753 gene encoding uncharacterized protein yields the protein MDGNLGGDLMVNPAASPHPGKLQETTMGLFRVEVRHESVTTWQLKIFDMWYLGIHWTTRTKLVQMGVEDLWICGLWTYLEVTKGPSLECVLPAKVETSVLTLSEGSTWSGAGSKVCSLSLLKWISWQGLVHRLQYLEHH from the exons ATGGATGGAAACTTGGGGGGCGACTTGATGGTCAACCCAGCAGCGAGCCCTCATCCAGGCAAGCTTCAAGAGACAACGATGGGACTGTTTCGTGTTGAGGTCCGTCATGAGAGTGTGACCACTTGGCAGTTGAAAATCTTCGATATGTGGTATCTGGGCATACATTGGACGACAAGAACTAAG cttGTCCAGATGGGTGTTGAAGATCTATGGATTTGTGGTTTGTGGACGTACTTGGAGGTCACCAAAGGACCAAG TCTGGAATGTGTTCTTCCCGCGAAGGTAGAGACTAGTGTATTGACCTTGAGTGAGGGGTCAACATGGTCGGGTGCTGGCAGCAAAG TCTGCAGCCTGTCATTGCTGAAATGGATCTCGTGGCAAGGACTTGTGCACAGATTGCAGTATCTGGAACACCATTGA